In Raphanus sativus cultivar WK10039 unplaced genomic scaffold, ASM80110v3 Scaffold2608, whole genome shotgun sequence, the sequence AGAGAACCGAGTCTGAGAACAAGATGCTGGAAACGGCTCTACTTTGGGAGCTTCTAATAGCTTTGATTGGGCCGCATCAAGCCGGTGAAGTTTCAATAGTGCTTCTACTTTACACATACCTAGCTGCATTTTATTAACACCAACTTTTTGAGTActaaaatcgattttaaaaaaaaaatactttaaaaatagTGTTTTGCCAAGAATctagaccgatttttagaacactggtACATTTGATTCCGGTTCTGACTCTATGTATCCGACATAAGTTGAGTTCTTACCTGAGGAGAAAAGTCTGCTCCAGAGACAATAGCTGCATCTACTTCCATCAAAGCAGCTTTCCAATCACCTACCCTTCTCGCATCAGCGCATTTGCTCATATGTTTCTCAACAGCTTCAAGCTTTTGCAACTCCGTAGGATCTGATGGTTTCCCAAGGAAACAGAGATGCTTCCTCGCACTATCAACCTGTCCTAATCTGCAACCAAGTGAATTCAGACACACATTTAAGCAACGGTAATTAGGCATTTCATAAGAATATTACTGTTTAAAAGTGCGCCTagaccaattttttttcatttctagactgatttttttttttaagttttataaaacGTTAAGACACAACATATAAAAAAAGCAAAAGATTTGTCTCCTCAATGCACCAAGACACTAACCTAATAAGCAATGAGGCCAAACGTTGATGAGCTCTTCCATAGTTCGGATCCAATCTCAAAGCCTCCTCACACTCCTTCACAGCTTCACCGACACGAGCCAAACCCGTCAACGCGGCGGCGCGATTGCTCCGGTAAGCAGCGTTCGCCGGAGACAAAGCTATCGCCCTATCGTACAGCTTCAACGCCTCGCCGAACAAGCCTTTCCTATACATCTCGTTCCCCACTCTCTTCACCTCCTCCGCGTCCGAACCAAGAACCGCTCTCTTCCACACCGTTTCGCCGCTTCTGCTAGTTACCGGAGCGACGGTTTTCGCCGGAGATACGCCGCTGCTTCCTCCTCCGCCGCGCATTATGCTGCCGTGGCCGTACGTCCCCGTGCCGGATCCGAGAACGTCGCTTCTGGAGCGGCTCTGCGTCATTCCGGTGAGTTGGATCTTCCCGGAGGGGCAGATGTTTCCGGTGGGAAGCACATTCGACGACGGAGAAGTGGCGGAGGAGGTTGAGTTCGATGTGACCGAGTCGGATCTGGTTTGGTTCCCGCTGCTCGAACCGGATTGAGTACTACTACTACCACCGCGAACCGAACCGGATCTTGAGATAACCGGGGGATGTTGTTGTCTAGTTAGAGATCCGGAGGAGCTAGAGCTGCTGCTGCTCGTTGTAGTGGTTGTGGTGAGTCCACGTGGCTGAGAGCGAAGCGGAGAAACCGGTGAACCGAGATCTAGCTCGCGGAAATCCGGTTTGTTGATCTCTGAGGTGGTTAATGAATCACGGGGAGGGACCGGTTTACCTGACGGtgacattttcttttatttttatttattaagaaaCAAACAGTGAGTAAAAAAACTAACGGAGGTTTTCTTGGTGTTAGCGATTGAGAGCAATGAGCCGTCAATGGAAACGGCGAAGAAGTGAGAAGAAGGAGACGAAGGGAGGAGGATTGGATACTCTGAACAAAGGCATGGAAGGGGAaagtgaaagagagagagatggagatggGGATCTTGTGATTTAAAAGGGTGAAGCAAAGAATGAATGTGAGTGcctagagagagaagagagaagagagaagagagaaggttcacagaagaagagaagagtgaaGATGGAGAAGCAGACcgaatattatatattaatttatttcatttgacaAGGAAAATAAATTGGTTATTGTACAAAAAATTGGAAAGCAAAagtattattaaatttaaatttgacagGACCTTGTATTAACGAACCCTTTAAATTATGGATAAGCAGAAAtagcatgtatatatttttgcttttaaatcatctttaattaataataatctaaattttgtaacttttttcaAGATTTGTTTGAGTAAAAGTAACTTTCTCTGcgaacatttttttattataagatgaATAGGAAATTTCGgaaataactatatattaaatgtaCAAAATAACACTTCTTCTTCACCTGCTGCTTCACGAGACatgtttatttttactttagtCTTTCTATTTTTCGCTTTATCGTTTAAtcagaaaatttattttataata encodes:
- the LOC130505821 gene encoding TPR repeat-containing thioredoxin TTL1-like; translated protein: MSPSGKPVPPRDSLTTSEINKPDFRELDLGSPVSPLRSQPRGLTTTTTTSSSSSSSSGSLTRQQHPPVISRSGSVRGGSSSTQSGSSSGNQTRSDSVTSNSTSSATSPSSNVLPTGNICPSGKIQLTGMTQSRSRSDVLGSGTGTYGHGSIMRGGGGSSGVSPAKTVAPVTSRSGETVWKRAVLGSDAEEVKRVGNEMYRKGLFGEALKLYDRAIALSPANAAYRSNRAAALTGLARVGEAVKECEEALRLDPNYGRAHQRLASLLIRLGQVDSARKHLCFLGKPSDPTELQKLEAVEKHMSKCADARRVGDWKAALMEVDAAIVSGADFSPQLGMCKVEALLKLHRLDAAQSKLLEAPKVEPFPASCSQTRFSGMSCEAYTYYVKAQVEMALGRFENAVMAAEKASQIDPRSNEVATLHNTVTLVARARVRGNDLYKSERYTEASSAYAEGLRLDPCNAILYCNRAACWFKLGMWERSVEDCNQALRFQPRYTKPLLRRAASYSKMERWAAAVSDYEALRKELPHDKEVAESLFHAQVALKKSRGEEVLNMEFGGEVEEVYSREQFKAAMNLPGVSVIHFSTASDHQCKQLSPFVDSLCTRYPSIHFLKVDIDKCPSIGNAENVRVVPTVKIYKNGTRVKEIVCPSKEVLEYSVRHYSS